From Mytilus edulis chromosome 8, xbMytEdul2.2, whole genome shotgun sequence, one genomic window encodes:
- the LOC139485746 gene encoding uncharacterized protein yields MPNITELNWTRSVNGTSVIVSEYARGGNTTSPNLIFQRLKWTDEGWYKCIVKNSSGSMQTVETRLFVNATHMHPCRCEYRRKLEYWGSKLIPNKTREVLLKELESELQKLKKDLEVNKTQLSSSIRKRISAPDKRKSSERIGLVGAAFMCIVVGLVVLIDILTIVKFITNSITFWNYKKMEREKVRDKEIRNENTI; encoded by the exons ATGCCCAATATCACTGAACTGAACTGGACAAGGTCCGTGAATGGAACCAGTGTTATAGTTTCTGAGTACGCTAGAGGCGGAAATACTACTTCACCTAATTTGATTTTTCAACGCCTAAAATGGACAGATGAGGGTTGGTATAAATGCATTGTGAAAAACAGTTCTGGATCAATGCAAACAGTGGAGACGAGGCTGTTTGTAAATGCAA CTCATATGCATCCATGCAGATGTGAGTATAGGAGAAAGCTGGAATATTGGGGTTCTAAATTAATTCCTAACAAAACCAGAGAAGTATTACTTAAAGAACTAGAATCAGAATTACAGAAGTTAAAAAAAGACCTGGAAGTAAATAAAACACAACTATCATCTAGCATTCGGAAGCGTATATCTGCTCCCGATAAACGGAAATCTTCGGAAAGGATTGGGTTAGTCGGAGCTGCTTTTATGTGTATAGTCGTTGGCCTCGTCGTACTGATTGATATTCTCACCATAGTGAAATTCATAACGAATTCAATAACATTTTGGAATTACAAGAAAATGGAAAGAGAAAAAGTTAGGGACAAAGAGATACGAAATGAAAATacgatttga